The Spinacia oleracea cultivar Varoflay chromosome 2, BTI_SOV_V1, whole genome shotgun sequence DNA segment CAAGCTCTTCGCTGCAAGACCTGGAAAGAACAGTGATGGTGGAAGTACAGGAAGAGAAGAGTATCGATAAGAGGCCCATGGCAAATGCCATCAGCACGGAGCCTCAGTGGTACGACAGTATAGTATCATACAAGCTTGGCAGGGGTCTCCCTACAGCAGAGCCAGAACAGAAGAAGATAAAGCGAAATGAACACTGGTTTGTGATCTACCAGGGCAGATTGTACAAAAAATCCTTCTCCCTACCCCTGCTGAGATGCGTCTCAACGGAGGAATCACAGAGAATCATTGAAGAAATTCATGAGGGCATATGCGGTAATCATATTGGGGGTAGAACACTAGCTTTGAAAGCCCTCAGGGCAGGGTACTATTGGCCAACTATGGTGAGTGACTCGCAATCATACGTGAAGAAATGCgacaaatgccaaaagttcgctcCAGTAATCAATCAGCCCTCAAATGATCTGCAACCAATCGTCAATCCCATACCATTCGCTcagtggggaatggacatcCTGGGTCCGTTTACAGCCGCGAGTGGAGGAAGAAGATACCTGATCGTGGCAGTggattatttcaccaaatggataGAAGCAGAGCCCACAAAAAGCATAACAGCGAAACGAATGAAAGACTTCATCTGGAgaaacatcatcacaagatttGGCATCCCAGAAAGTTTGGTCTTTGATCACGGGACACAATTCGATTGCACACCGGTAAAAGATTATTGCGCAGAGCTAAGAATCAAATTTGCTTACGCATCAGTATGCCACCCACAGAGCAATGGACAGGCCGAGGCGGCGAACAAACAGATCCTTGGAGCTCTGCGAAAGAAAATAGAGGATTTTAAGGGTGCATGGGCAGACCTCATACCAGAAATTTTGTGGTCCAATAGAACAACTGAGAAGGAGGCGACAGGAGAAAGTCCCTACAAGTTAGCCTTTGGAGCAGAAGCAGTATTACCGGTGGAGGTTGGCCTGCCCAGTTTCAGAGTGCAGTACTATGATGAAAGCACCAATGAACAACTCATGAGGGAATCATTAGACCTTCTGCCAGAGGTAAGGTTGCTAGCAGAGCTGAGGCTCACAGAAAACAAAGAGAGAATGAGCAGAGCttacaacaaaagagtcaagcaCAGGCCTATGCATGTGGGAGACCTGGTACTTAGACGAACAGCAGCTACAGGAAAGGGCAAGGCAGAGGGGAAATTCACTGCaaattgggaaggaccataccagaTCACAAGGGAGATAGCCCCTGGCTCATATCATCTTCTGACAATGGATGGAAAAGAGCTAAAGAATAGTTGGAACGCCAACATGCTCAAAAAATACTATGTTTAGTACAGATGACCTATACAATGATAAGGCAGGATAAGCCAAAATTATCCCTCTTTGTACTCCTTCTTACAGAATACATATAATAAAATGAGCTTGGCGGTTCCAAGAAAAGATAAAGTGATAAGCAAAGCACGGCGTAACTTAGAAATACGTCATGACACACACATCCAACAGATGACTTGACTTGATCACTCAAGTCAGCTGAAGAACAGTGTCATGATGAATTTCTAAGTTAGAATATCGCAGAGCAATTTCTGATTTTTGCCTTGGCTAAAACCAAGACAATTCAAAATTGGAAACAGCCCAAAAGGCTAGTTAGAATATCGCAGAGCAATTTCTGAGTTTTGCCTTGGCTAAAACCAAGACAATTCAAAATTGGAAACAGCCCAAAAGGCTAGTTAGAATATCGCAGAGCAATTTCTGAGTTTTGCCTTGGCTAAAACCAAGGCAATTCAAAATTGGAAGCAGCCCAAGAAAGCCTATTTAAAATACGCAAAACAATTTCCGAGTTTTGGCCTTGACCAAAGCCAAAGCAATTCAAGGTTGAAGGTAGCTCAAAAGGCTAGCTAGAATACCGCACAAATGTCACAGAGCAGTCCCTAAGTTTGCCTTGGCAAAAGCCAAGACAATCCAGAAGGGGAGGTAGTAATAAAACATGCTATAAAGCTTGACTCTGATCAAGGCTAGAACTTCCAAAAGACAAACAAGATATCAAAAATTGGCTAAGTACCTAGCAAAAATACGCATATCAAATGCCGGCGGCTATACCTTCATTAAAAACCAAGGAAATAAACAAAGTACAGCCCTACAAAATGGCTCTGGGCAGTAAATACACCAGCCCAGCTCAAGAATATCTGAGAAGAAAGGCAGAAATAAACTAACTGTAAATTGTTCCAAAAACAGAATGGCACAAACGCCACCACCCAACAGGGCAAACCCTaaataatattgtttaaaaACTAAACTATTACATAACAGGCCCAGTCACACAAGAAGAACAGGGGGATAGCCGCCACACCCATTATTCGTCATTGCCTGCAACATCATCTTCATCTGAGAAAGGCAAATCTCCAGGGTGAGTGTTCTCGACGCAGAAGTCGGGCACATCACTAGGCTCTACGGCATGACCCTCAGCAGCTTCAGCCTCCCGCAGTTCCTTAAGAATGGTAAGGTGCAGGCCAGCAAGCCAGTCCTCTTCGATCAAGCTCCAATCAAACTGCGGATATTTGTGCTTGATTATGAGAGAGGCTGCTTTCCACCCGCCATCATACCTCTGCGTTAGAAGGGCATACTGAGCGTCAGAGCGACAAAATTCTCGCACAGCAGCAGCCACCTCCTTCTGCACAGAAAGGCGAAGTTCTGCCAGCTCATCAGCATGCCTCTGCTCAACAAAGCTTAGCTGCTCCGCCAAATCCTCAGTACGTTTCCTCTCCGCCTCCACCTCCGCCTGAGCTTTAGCTAAATTCTCCCCAGTTAGGCGCAGAGCTACAACCTCACTAGCCAAGTTGTCTCTTTCGACGGATATCGTTTGAACATTGGCATTGGCAATAGTGAGGGAGGAGGATGCTCTTTCGTTTTCCAGGGTCAGGTCTCGGATCTGCCTGTCCTTTTCTTCAAGAAGAGCAAGATGTTCATCATGCTTCCTCTGATAGAAGAAAAAGAAGTCACAGAGCTCCTTCACAGCAACCCCAGCCtgcaaataataaaaataaaaaaaaaatggctaAGTACAAAAACATGCAAAAAATGGCTAAGTATAAAAACAGCATAGATTCAAAAGCTTCTTACCTCTAACACCTTTTGGTAGGCGTTAGCCCCAGGGGTGTAAACACGCTCAAGAGGGCGGTCAGCTGGCAGTGTTAACCCCTTCAACATCCGGTATGCCAACGTTCCGCCTTTCTCTGGGAAGCTGGCATACAAAGACTCGTTAGCTCTAACATCCCAGTGAGGAACGAAGATGTCATCGCTAATCGGCGCAGGGGAGAAACAGGCAGCCAACTCAGGGTTCACCGCAGGGCGAACATCAATGGCCTCCTTCTCCAGAAATTCCCCGTTCCTAATATTCACAAAAGCAGGAACAGAAGACTCAGGCAACCTCAGTTGCTCCTCCAAATAAGCAGCAAGAGCAGCAGATGAAGTAGGAAGAGAAGCGGTGCTTTGGTTAGCAGGGGCAGAAGCTTGGGCCTGCTCCTGCGAGCGAGAACCCTCCCCAGTGCAAATGCGCTTACCTGGGCGCTGCACAAAAGGGACGTCCTGCTCCTCGGTCACGATCTCCACCTGCTCGGAGATAGAGGAATTCACGACTTGGTCAGGATGAGCAGATTGCAATTGGTCTGCAGCAGTTCGCGTAACGTCAACAGAAACGCTTTCCGTCTCAGGGCGAGGCCGACGTTGGCCCGCAATATTACCCCCTCCCCGTGTGGTCTGACCAAGCCGAGCAGAGGCAGATATAGAAGGGGTAGCCCGAGAAACAGGGGCAGAACGTGGCGTTGAGGTGCTCGCCCCAGCGGTTACTCCTGCAGAGCCTCCCCCTCTGCTAGTGCGGCTAGCCACAGAACCCCCACCTCTAGCAGTACGACTAGCAGCAGAACTCCCCCCTCGAACAGTTCGTCGAGAGCTTGCTCTGCGTCCGCCAACAACATCAGCTATGGTACGGTAAGCATTGGCGGGGTCTTCAGCTGGCTCGTTAGTCTGGGGGGTTCCATCAGCAGTTAAACCCAGGGAGCTCATATCAAGGTGTTGACGACCTAGCAGGACAAGGAAACATAAGAAAATGTTATTTAAACCCAGGGAGCTCATATCAAGGGGttctataaaaaaaaagctaagtacaaaacaaacaaaaaaaaaaaaaaaaaaaaaaaacaaaaaagaaagaaaaatgtaCCATGAGGATGAGTGTTGCACAAGTGCATAGCGGAAAGAACATCATTCCGCAGAATATACATCGACTGAGGCAGCCAATTCTTAGGGGCACGGCCGACGTCCTTTCCGTTCGCGTCGCGCTTAACTACTGAGTCAAACCACTCATAAGCAGCATCCTCCAAGTTATGACCAACCAAAACCTCCACACCCTCCATCTTGCCATTTGGAGAAACAAAGCTACGAGGCAAAGGAAAGTCAGCGGGAACTCGAAGCCAGAAGAATCGACCCTTCCAATCCCTCTGCCCAGTGGGGTTGCCCAAGCAGGTCATTTTGCCTCGAGCAGTGTAAGTGGTAAACCAACCAATGCTCCCTTCCTTGTTATCACTGCTTCGAATACAGTGCAGTCGTTTGCACAAAGAGAGAGTCTCAGGGAAGCCTTTGAAACGCACCACCCACAAGTAGCAGACCAAAGTCCGTATAGCAAACGGATGAAGCTGCGCCAGGCAGACATTAAAAGCCTTCAAGAATTTGGCCAAGGTTGGATCCAAGGGAAAGCGCAGCCCAAAGTCCAGATGATATGAATACAACCCAATATGACCTGGGGGAGGAGCAGTAATACGAGCATCATCTGCGGGGACAACCAGCTCGTATCCAGGGGGAAAAGCATAAAGCTCCCTTCCAACACCAGGATAATCATGTTGACGAGCTGCTTTGAGCCAATCCGCATCCGGCGCAGCGTTTAAGGGACCATATGAAACTTCAGGAGTTAAATAACTCTCAGTCGGCCCAACGGGCAGATCTTCCTCAACATACAACGGAAACGGTCGGAGAAGCCCCACCTCCTCGAGAATGGGATTCTCAGGATGATGCTCTGCGTCGCCGAAACCACTGCTAGGACCACTTGCCATCGGAGAACGTCTGCGGTAAACATGCAACGACCCATCAGTACTCCCAATAAAAGGCCCGTCTAGTTGATCAAAACTGTCCAACCAAGCTACTTCGGCCAGGGGTTGGATGTCTAACCCAATAGGGGCATTAGGGGGAGGGTTCAATCGAACCGCACTGGCCAAATGTTCATGGCGCAGTTCTCTAAGACGTTGACGAAAGGCAGGAGTAGGCCCTGACACAACAGGCGTAGCCCTGCCAGCGACGGGAGACACACCCCCAGAGGAAGACCCACTGGAGATAGATATCACCGCAGGCTCAGAACGAGAGATAACATCATGCATAGACTTAGTTCTATTCTCTGCTACTGTCCTAGCCTCTTCATCAGAGGGTAAAGAGACAGAGGAAGGGGAAGAAGGAGAATATGGCTCGGAGGAATCGCTCATATACCCAGGGCTACTAGGGTTGGCACTATCAGAGGTATCAGACATGTTGactgaaagaaaaaagaagaaagaaagaagaataaaCAAAGGGTAGAAGGAGAAAAGTCAAGGCAAAACGACAGAGAAAAAAGAGCAAAACGACACAAAAATATACATGtaatgtaaaaataaaataaaaagaagaagagaaaaggaagaagaagacgaaAAACTCCAAGAAACGCAGAAATGGCGAAGCCAAAAAACACAAACACTCCCACATTTCATTCAAAAAACACATACCACAAAAAACTCACAAAAACTACTAAAACAGTTGAATGTACATGCAAAACCAAAGAATGCAGCAAAGAAAAAGCAAAAGAATTACCTGGAAAAGAGAAGGGCGAAGAAAGAAGTTCAACAATGGCGGACTAGAAACCCTCGAAGAAAAACACGAACCCAAAAAACCTCGACAATTTCAGAAGAAAACACCACCACCAGCGAATGCGCAATCACCGGAATAATACGAAAACACAAGAAAGCAAAGAACTTGGAGTTAGAGTACTCGGGAAATGGCGAAATTAAGTTCGAAGCAAAGTGAAGTTAGAGGAGagtaagaaaatgaagaaggtaagaaagaggagagagaagaagaaagtAACTGAAACCCGTATTTAAAAGGAGAAATAAACGGCCAAGATTTGAAGACCCTTCGAGTCACCTACCTGGATGAAGGACACGTGGGGCGCAATAAACCATGACGGTTTATTCTCCTTTCGAACGCTAACTACAATAAAACCACGacggtttaaaaaaaaaaaaaaaaaaaaaaaaaaaaaaaaaaaaaacgtacagACAATCGCGCAAGTTATGACCGGAAAGAGCAGGTCTAACTCCAAGTAGTCAGCCCTACTCTTGGGGACTAGTTGTACAGGATGCAGCCAAAGAACACTGAAAGAGCAGGTCTAACTCCAAGTAGTCAGCCCTACTCttggggactagttgtacggagtagaagtaacctagcagaTCATCCATGTCACAGCTGACCATCGGACATCAGATAAGACAAATCAAGCAAAGCAACCGCAGGAAGTACCTATTGAAAGTACCACAAGTCCTCAAGAACCGCACAGACCCTCAGGTCTGCGGGGAAACGACCTGCTAGACGACAACATAGATACGTCGTTAAGCAAAAGGACAAACAACAAGTACATCACTAGCGTACACGCGGCAACATCTGAATAGGCCAAAGTActgaatagtacgcctataaatactgccgtccccattcatttgcggacacgttcaatacaagtacaattcttaaccctctctactttctctctctagaacatTATCTCATtcgctgacttaggcatcggagggggtttcctcggttaaacccccgaggttagcttacGTTCGTTCTGTCTGACAGGGCAGCATCACCAAGCAGGGCTCCTCCAgttccacacccggaacaatcactatttgtgaattgtgatcaAGCTCACATTCTGTGAACTGTTGTTTTCTTTGTGTAGAGCATTTATAAAGATGTTTTACTActtgtttaaatt contains these protein-coding regions:
- the LOC130467532 gene encoding uncharacterized protein — encoded protein: MSDTSDSANPSSPGYMSDSSEPYSPSSPSSVSLPSDEEARTVAENRTKSMHDVISRSEPAVISISSGSSSGGVSPVAGRATPVVSGPTPAFRQRLRELRHEHLASAVRLNPPPNAPIGLDIQPLAEVAWLDSFDQLDGPFIGSTDGSLHVYRRRSPMASGPSSGFGDAEHHPENPILEEVGLLRPFPLYVEEDLPVGPTESYLTPEVSYGPLNAAPDADWLKAARQHDYPGVGRELYAFPPGYELVVPADDARITAPPPGHIGLYSYHLDFGLRFPLDPTLAKFLKAFNVCLAQLHPFAIRTLVCYLWVVRFKGFPETLSLCKRLHCIRSSDNKEGSIGWFTTYTARGKMTCLGNPTGQRDWKGRFFWLRVPADFPLPRSFVSPNGKMEGVEVLVGHNLEDAAYEWFDSVVKRDANGKDVGRAPKNWLPQSMYILRNDVLSAMHLCNTHPHGRQHLDMSSLGLTADGTPQTNEPAEDPANAYRTIADVVGGRRASSRRTVRGGSSAASRTARGGGSVASRTSRGGGSAGVTAGASTSTPRSAPVSRATPSISASARLGQTTRGGGNIAGQRRPRPETESVSVDVTRTAADQLQSAHPDQVVNSSISEQVEIVTEEQDVPFVQRPGKRICTGEGSRSQEQAQASAPANQSTASLPTSSAALAAYLEEQLRLPESSVPAFVNIRNGEFLEKEAIDVRPAVNPELAACFSPAPISDDIFVPHWDVRANESLYASFPEKGGTLAYRMLKGLTLPADRPLERVYTPGANAYQKVLEAGVAVKELCDFFFFYQRKHDEHLALLEEKDRQIRDLTLENERASSSLTIANANVQTISVERDNLASEVVALRLTGENLAKAQAEVEAERKRTEDLAEQLSFVEQRHADELAELRLSVQKEVAAAVREFCRSDAQYALLTQRYDGGWKAASLIIKHKYPQFDWSLIEEDWLAGLHLTILKELREAEAAEGHAVEPSDVPDFCVENTHPGDLPFSDEDDVAGNDE